The Labeo rohita strain BAU-BD-2019 chromosome 22, IGBB_LRoh.1.0, whole genome shotgun sequence genomic sequence CGCAGTTTACTAGTAATAATGATTTTAGAAGAGAtcataataaatcaaatataacattttatttgtcaggtgaaaatgtatcatgccaattacataattaaacaatgacaatccatttcagaattaaattcagttccaattcaaatacatacataacatCAATTACTCAAATATAAATCTAAGAGTGGGAGATGAATACCTGACCGCAGACATGAAAGGGAAAAATCAACATATTCACAAGATATAACACATGATATATGGGCATTCTTGTTTTGGTGGAAGAAGAGTGAAATGCAGGGAGGACAGAGGAGAGGGAACAAGGGGGTCGTAAATGAGCAAGGGGGGTGGTGTTGTTTGCCCTCTTTgaagatctcttctccagattagttttattgttttgttgcatggcatctgtttttgtcagagttcctggactttaaattcatgaggaaataatttcacatcttaCAGTGAAATATGTCCAAAATATGTTTGCATTGTTTAAGTGTTGTGTAATTTTGTCCCACTATCATAGGCTGAATTAAAtgttcatctgttttttttttttttttttttttctccaggtaTGTCTGGTGTTGGTGCAGATGAAGTGTCAGTGTTTGTGAAGGGAGATTCTGTTACTCTATACAATGATAGCAAGGCAAATCATCAAGAAAAGACAAGATGGTATTTTAATGGCATTCAGATTGCTTTTAATCACTGGAAATGAGAGGGAAATCTGTTCAGTTGCTGAGTGTAAGGAGAGATTTAGTGACAGACTGAAAGTGGATAATCAGACTGGAtttctgaccatcacaaacctcagaaccacagactctggaacttataaattaaacattatcaGCAGTGGCAGCTACAGTGACAAGGTCTTCAACATTTACGTACATGGTGAGTCATTTGATgaatattttgaaacaaattatatatgtttattataacaGTGATATTCAGAGCTCTTCTTTACCTGTGTCactaaacagaacagaatgattTCCATTTCTGGGcccatattcacaaaacatcttaaagctaaaagtagctcataatTAGCTGATTTAGGAGAAAAAAATGGGTGTGTGTCGATCCTAAATTTAGGACCTCATTTTTTGCTTtaagagtatttcacaaagcGTTTTAGCACTAAAACTAGCTCTGAAATCTGTATAATGTTAGGAGTAGTGAAGAGGACTCATAAGTCACTAAGACCAAATTACAAACTATACTCAttgctgggaaaaaaaaaaaaaaaaaaaaaaaacacacaaatcatcacagaaattttaatggtttcactacaaataccattacaatcattacaaaccatcaacttttaaccattaaaaccatgaccaattaccagtagagagaCCATTACAGttaacattataacattaaaaccagtacaattccTATTATAACCggtaaattcattaaaaattctgtgatggtttctattttttttaatgaatttattttttttcagcagagcTGAAATGATTGTTGCCGGCAATCTGCCTCAGAATGTAAAAACATATGTTATCCTATGCATCTCTTTTGGTTTTGGTTATCACAATTATAAATTTTCATGTGATTATGtccttgttttcattaataaGTTGGGCATGAAGCTGTTGCatccagtttggttttcttttacatttgcatgtCTTATTATCAGCCATGattattctattctgttaactaaaaggctgtttatatgcatatcaGCTAATTGTTTATGAGAAGCACATATGTAAGAGGCTGATAATTAGCTGAACACatacttgtttaattagtgacacttagcctgtattttaaaatctttatttgaatgtggcaatgtttttatttttaaacatttatttgaatatggcaaAATAATATTGTGCACTACAATATTTCTGAGAATAAATCTCTGACAGAGACCCCTCtcctatcagccaatcactgtgtgcatagttacgcatgctgacatcatccatagcaaCAAGGTCAACCCCACCTTTATTCTTAACTTTCCttaataaaagtttgtctcagcagctttgtgaaaaggttttaagagaaaattattagctaaaaacttttactgctaATTAGGAGAACTGTTTgtggtaagataaaatgttttgtgaatatgggGTCTGATCTCTAAATTCAACACTGATCACCATTTCTTGTAATCTGTTattgtgcatcttttttttttttcttaattcttGGGTTTTAGCTCTCCAGCTGATGTATGTTCAACATAAGCACAATATATAGAGAAATTTTGCTTTCTAGTCAAAGTCTAGAAAGAGTTTGTGAAGTATTTTTTACtaggttttgtgtgtgtgtgtgtgtgtgtgtgtgtgtgtgtttgttttgatcAATCAATGATCTTGTAGAGTTTTTTTCTCCAATAAGATCCTACAGCAGCTGTTGGTTTGTGTTTCAGATGTTCCTGAACAAGATGAAATGAACAGAAACTCAGTGAAGGAGGGAGAATCTGTTGCTTTAAAGCTTGGCGAAGATGGGAAAATGAAGGATTTGCTGCTGTATTTCCGTGACATTCTCATCGCTAAAATCACTGGAAATCAAAgtaaaatctgtgaaaatgatCAGTGTGATAAGATATTCGGAAACAGACTAaagctggatcatcagactggatctctgaccatcacaaacatcagaaCAACAGACTCTGGACCTTATAATCTACAGATCAACAGTAGCAGCTTCAGCATTAGCAGAAAATTAGCTGTATTAACTGTCATAGGTGAGTATAATTTTAGTTATTCAATGCCTTTGTCCTCTAATACagtccattattattattattattattattattattattattattaaacgatttgttaaatataagtcacttaatattattGTGTAAAAGTGACTCAGACTCAATTTATTTTGTTGCTATCTTCACatgcatttgttaa encodes the following:
- the LOC127154074 gene encoding uncharacterized protein LOC127154074, yielding MIARQIIKKRQDGILMAFRLLLITGNEREICSVAECKERFSDRLKVDNQTGFLTITNLRTTDSGTYKLNIISSGSYSDKVFNIYVHDVPEQDEMNRNSVKEGESVALKLGEDGKMKDLLLYFRDILIAKITGNQSKICENDQCDKIFGNRLKLDHQTGSLTITNIRTTDSGPYNLQINSSSFSISRKLAVLTVIGSGLSSAAVAGICAAAAAVFVLLFIAGMIYYHKCRQARRNVAGTEPRTQYINQDNGPMYFSVGQAVNGSPSAANGMLLEGHVA